A stretch of Aureispira sp. CCB-E DNA encodes these proteins:
- a CDS encoding AsmA-like C-terminal region-containing protein: MAKAGKIVKTVLKVIGVILILIIGALIAIPYFFKDEILDRAKEFANEQINADLDFDNDQVSLSLLWTFPNFSFNIGDLSVTGKEEFEGKKLAQIGNFYFTLNLMDVYNGEYRINGVTLSDADLYIKVLRNGKANYDIFETEPSKEEKGGSSDLELAIDYWSVENTNFVYDDRTAEIYVEVKNLNHNGSGDFSTTVFDLETETDIEALTIAMGQVSYLKKAAVNVDFNANIDLGRKVYKIQDNTFRLNDLVLKLDGEVAQPSEDDLKMDLKFNAPNTAFSEVLSMIPAAYTKDFSSVKTKGDFKFNGYAKGILNTKKESYPAFGIDLSVKDAEFQYPDLPLPVEDINTKISVKSPSSNLDKMAIDVSQFHVKIGLNPFDAMLKLRTPISDPDVEAKIDGTINLTELGKAFPMEGVSKLSGIVKANLETNTKMSYVNNKQYDKVKMKGLVIVSNANYVSANLPPVKIHTMALNFTPNNVDLQNFDLKVGKSDVKASGKLDNILTYFSRDKIMRGDLKVISNMLDFNEILEAAGGATSTSEESSKTTSEEELATSMQDTTSSKEAPIFDSFEFGMDVDLKQVKYDVYDVKNFTAKGSFAPMRAELKDMSLMIGKVDLRAKGTLENIYGYLFADEIIDGELTLYSNYMNLNQFMSEDGTAVEKEEEINEVPDDLSQVENDLEPMQIPGNINFTLYATFKTLIYDTYNLKNVQAEAHVYDHILDINALRANAFGGAMAMNGKYDTQDPANPKFKFGYDASKVDIQKIAKQVGLSKRFLPILESVYGQFNSEFEINGVLDKNLYPDLGSLSAKGILKTFNTTIKNNKSLDALSDKLNMEDLSTLDLGNTTNFFTIEDGRLKIDPATYAVKGMDIIFGGSHGLDNTLDYDMKMRVPRELLSKNAAGAAANNAVSAGLGALGAQADKLGIKIQDSEYLNLNVGVGGTVKKPKFNVKLLGAGGNGDKGLAGQAVDAVKEEAQKVKDEIEAKAKAEAERIRAEAEAKLKAEQERLKREAEEKAKQLAQQAVKDPSSVVDSLKNIDPSKIIKNPGNILKNPGGLLGGDKNKDGNKKGDDKKTNPFGKFKNPFGPK; the protein is encoded by the coding sequence ATGGCAAAAGCAGGAAAGATAGTAAAAACAGTTCTCAAAGTAATAGGCGTTATTCTTATTCTAATTATTGGGGCACTGATAGCAATTCCTTATTTCTTTAAGGATGAAATTCTGGATAGAGCAAAAGAATTTGCCAATGAACAAATTAATGCAGATTTAGATTTTGATAATGATCAAGTGAGTTTATCATTGTTGTGGACATTCCCTAATTTTAGTTTTAATATTGGTGATTTATCCGTAACAGGAAAAGAGGAGTTTGAAGGAAAAAAGTTGGCTCAAATAGGCAATTTTTACTTTACACTGAATCTGATGGATGTTTATAATGGAGAATATCGCATTAATGGTGTTACTCTAAGTGATGCGGATTTGTATATAAAAGTATTGAGAAATGGTAAAGCAAATTATGATATATTCGAGACCGAACCTTCGAAAGAAGAAAAAGGCGGAAGCAGCGATTTAGAATTGGCTATTGATTATTGGTCGGTAGAAAATACAAATTTTGTTTATGATGACAGAACAGCTGAGATTTATGTTGAAGTCAAAAATTTGAATCATAATGGTAGTGGTGATTTCTCAACAACTGTATTTGATTTGGAAACAGAAACAGATATTGAGGCATTAACGATTGCAATGGGGCAAGTTTCTTATTTGAAAAAGGCAGCAGTTAATGTAGATTTTAATGCCAATATAGATTTAGGGAGAAAGGTCTACAAAATTCAAGATAATACCTTTCGTTTGAATGACCTTGTCTTGAAATTGGATGGAGAGGTAGCTCAACCATCTGAGGATGATTTGAAAATGGATTTGAAATTCAATGCTCCGAATACAGCATTTTCAGAAGTCTTGTCTATGATTCCAGCAGCCTATACCAAAGATTTTTCTTCTGTTAAAACCAAAGGAGATTTTAAATTTAACGGCTATGCAAAAGGAATTTTAAATACTAAAAAAGAGAGTTATCCTGCGTTTGGAATTGATTTATCGGTCAAAGATGCAGAGTTTCAGTACCCTGATTTGCCATTGCCTGTAGAAGATATTAATACTAAGATATCGGTAAAAAGTCCTTCTTCAAATTTAGATAAGATGGCTATTGATGTGAGCCAGTTTCATGTTAAAATTGGTTTGAATCCTTTTGATGCTATGTTGAAACTGCGTACTCCTATTAGTGACCCTGATGTGGAAGCTAAAATAGATGGTACTATCAATCTGACCGAATTAGGAAAGGCATTTCCAATGGAAGGTGTTTCAAAGCTTTCAGGAATTGTTAAAGCCAACTTAGAGACCAATACAAAGATGTCTTATGTCAATAATAAACAATACGATAAGGTTAAGATGAAAGGCTTGGTGATTGTTTCTAATGCTAACTATGTATCTGCGAATTTGCCTCCTGTAAAGATTCATACAATGGCACTCAATTTTACGCCGAATAATGTTGATTTACAAAATTTCGATTTAAAAGTAGGGAAAAGCGATGTCAAAGCTAGCGGAAAGTTGGATAACATTTTAACCTATTTTTCTAGAGATAAAATCATGAGAGGAGACCTAAAAGTCATCTCTAATATGCTAGATTTTAATGAAATTTTAGAAGCAGCAGGTGGGGCAACTTCTACTTCAGAAGAGTCCTCTAAAACCACTTCAGAAGAAGAGTTAGCAACCAGTATGCAAGATACGACAAGCTCCAAAGAAGCACCAATCTTTGATAGTTTTGAATTTGGGATGGATGTAGACTTGAAGCAGGTAAAGTATGATGTTTATGATGTTAAGAACTTTACAGCTAAAGGTAGTTTTGCACCAATGAGAGCAGAACTAAAAGATATGAGCTTGATGATTGGGAAAGTAGATTTGAGGGCAAAAGGTACTTTGGAGAATATTTACGGCTATTTGTTTGCGGATGAAATCATAGATGGAGAACTCACTTTGTATTCTAATTATATGAATTTAAATCAGTTTATGTCTGAGGATGGAACGGCTGTAGAAAAAGAAGAAGAAATTAATGAGGTGCCTGATGATTTGAGTCAAGTGGAAAATGATCTAGAACCAATGCAAATCCCTGGCAATATTAATTTTACGCTTTATGCAACGTTTAAAACATTGATTTATGATACTTATAATCTGAAGAATGTTCAAGCAGAGGCGCATGTTTATGATCATATATTGGATATTAATGCGTTGAGAGCAAATGCTTTTGGTGGTGCAATGGCTATGAATGGGAAGTATGATACGCAAGACCCTGCTAACCCCAAATTTAAGTTTGGGTACGATGCCTCAAAGGTAGATATTCAAAAAATTGCAAAACAAGTAGGGCTGTCTAAACGATTTTTGCCAATCTTAGAATCTGTCTATGGGCAGTTCAATTCTGAATTTGAAATCAATGGTGTTTTGGATAAAAATTTATACCCAGATTTAGGTTCTTTGTCTGCGAAGGGAATTTTAAAGACATTTAATACTACGATTAAGAATAACAAAAGTTTGGACGCCTTGAGTGATAAACTTAATATGGAAGATTTAAGTACATTGGATTTAGGAAATACAACCAATTTCTTTACGATAGAAGATGGACGTTTGAAAATTGATCCTGCAACGTATGCCGTAAAAGGAATGGATATCATTTTTGGAGGGTCACATGGTTTAGACAATACGTTGGATTATGATATGAAAATGCGTGTTCCTCGTGAGCTTTTATCTAAGAATGCCGCAGGCGCAGCTGCGAATAATGCTGTCAGTGCAGGTTTAGGAGCTTTGGGCGCACAAGCAGATAAATTAGGTATAAAGATACAGGATAGTGAGTATTTAAATCTAAATGTAGGTGTCGGTGGAACGGTTAAGAAGCCTAAATTTAATGTCAAATTATTAGGAGCAGGAGGAAACGGTGACAAAGGGTTGGCTGGGCAAGCTGTGGATGCTGTTAAAGAAGAAGCGCAAAAGGTAAAGGATGAAATAGAAGCAAAAGCAAAAGCGGAAGCAGAACGAATTCGTGCAGAGGCAGAAGCAAAACTAAAAGCAGAACAAGAACGTTTGAAAAGAGAAGCAGAAGAAAAGGCAAAACAGTTGGCACAACAGGCGGTAAAAGATCCAAGCTCTGTTGTTGATAGCTTAAAGAATATCGACCCAAGTAAGATTATCAAAAATCCTGGAAATATTCTTAAAAATCCTGGTGGTCTTTTGGGC
- a CDS encoding alpha-ketoglutarate-dependent dioxygenase AlkB: protein MKSSKNKAISILSQSDNILYYNNFLSTVEAQVLYQKLLHNLDWQQYPIRMFGKTIWQPRLIAWYGDKGIQYTYSQTTLTAEGWDNDLKQLREKLQHELQLNFNSVLANLYRDGQDSMGWHSDDEKELGTQPTIASISLGTARKFQLRQKEDHKIKTTVLLEPGSLLLMQGDSQHKWQHQIAKTKRITTPRINLTFRKIQP, encoded by the coding sequence ATGAAGAGCTCCAAAAATAAAGCCATTTCTATATTAAGCCAATCAGATAACATTCTTTATTACAATAATTTTTTATCGACAGTTGAAGCCCAAGTATTGTATCAAAAGTTGCTTCATAATTTAGATTGGCAACAATACCCTATTCGTATGTTTGGGAAGACTATTTGGCAACCTAGGCTGATTGCTTGGTATGGTGATAAAGGCATTCAGTACACCTATTCTCAAACGACTTTAACCGCAGAAGGTTGGGACAATGATTTAAAGCAGCTTCGAGAAAAATTACAACATGAATTACAACTAAATTTTAACTCTGTACTTGCCAACTTGTATAGAGATGGTCAAGATAGTATGGGGTGGCACAGCGATGATGAAAAAGAACTAGGAACACAGCCTACAATAGCATCTATTAGTTTGGGGACTGCCAGAAAATTTCAACTGCGCCAAAAAGAAGATCATAAAATAAAAACTACCGTATTGCTAGAACCGGGTAGTCTCTTGCTTATGCAAGGAGATAGTCAACATAAATGGCAACACCAAATTGCTAAAACAAAACGTATTACAACACCTAGAATCAACCTTACTTTTCGAAAAATTCAACCTTAA